In Marinobacter sp. LQ44, the following are encoded in one genomic region:
- a CDS encoding FAD-linked oxidase C-terminal domain-containing protein: MTTTSHASKPGLAKTELAEQLRAFIDPEFVITDDETLKPYECDGLAMYREMPMLVVLPETVEQVQRVMRICHEHGVPVVARGAGTGLCAGAMPHKEGVVLSLAKFNRILEVDPLARTARLQPGVRNLAISEEAAQFGLYYGPDPSSQIACTIGGNVAENSGGVHCLKYGLTVHNLLSVEIVTAEGDRVTVGSDGLDSCGMDLLALLTGSEGLLGVVTEVKVKLLPKPEVAQVIMAGFDSVEKAGDAVGGVIAHGIIPGGLEMMDGHAIIAADDFCQAGYPRDAKALLLCEVDGTEEEVHEHIAEAEAVFRKLGATSIRTSSSEAERALLWKGRKSAFPAVGRISPDYYCMDGTIPRRHLAKVLLEMEAMSERFGLRVANVFHAGDGNLHPLILFDANVPGEFESAEAFGSAILSLCVEVGGCITGEHGVGVEKIRQMAVQFNDEELQQFHDVKAAFDPTGILNPGKGVPTLRFCQEYRSIEHKQHKHEQAGASHG, encoded by the coding sequence ATGACAACCACATCACATGCCAGCAAACCGGGGTTAGCTAAAACGGAATTGGCTGAACAGCTCCGGGCCTTTATCGACCCGGAGTTTGTCATTACCGATGACGAAACCCTCAAACCCTATGAGTGCGATGGCCTGGCCATGTACCGGGAAATGCCCATGCTGGTGGTGCTGCCCGAGACCGTAGAACAGGTGCAGCGGGTCATGCGAATCTGCCACGAACACGGCGTGCCCGTGGTGGCCCGCGGCGCCGGTACAGGTTTGTGCGCAGGGGCCATGCCCCATAAAGAAGGCGTGGTGCTGTCGCTGGCCAAGTTCAACCGGATTCTGGAAGTTGACCCGCTGGCCCGGACGGCCCGGCTGCAGCCGGGCGTGCGGAACCTGGCCATCAGCGAAGAGGCCGCCCAGTTCGGCCTGTATTACGGGCCGGACCCGTCATCCCAGATTGCCTGCACCATTGGCGGTAATGTGGCGGAGAACTCTGGCGGCGTGCACTGCCTGAAGTACGGGCTGACCGTCCATAACCTGCTGAGTGTCGAAATCGTCACCGCAGAAGGTGACCGGGTAACAGTGGGCAGCGACGGGCTCGACAGCTGTGGTATGGACTTGCTGGCACTGCTGACCGGCTCCGAAGGGCTTCTGGGTGTGGTCACGGAGGTGAAGGTCAAACTGTTGCCCAAGCCGGAAGTGGCGCAGGTGATCATGGCCGGTTTCGACAGTGTTGAGAAAGCCGGCGATGCGGTCGGTGGTGTTATCGCCCATGGCATCATTCCCGGTGGCCTGGAAATGATGGATGGTCACGCCATTATTGCCGCCGATGACTTTTGCCAGGCGGGCTACCCGAGAGATGCCAAAGCTCTGCTGTTGTGCGAAGTGGATGGCACCGAAGAAGAAGTGCACGAACACATTGCCGAGGCAGAAGCGGTGTTCCGGAAACTGGGCGCCACGTCCATCCGTACGTCCTCCAGCGAGGCGGAGCGTGCGCTGTTGTGGAAGGGCCGTAAATCAGCATTCCCGGCGGTTGGTCGAATCTCGCCTGACTACTACTGCATGGACGGCACGATTCCGCGCCGACACCTGGCCAAGGTGCTTCTGGAAATGGAGGCCATGTCCGAGCGGTTTGGTCTTCGGGTAGCCAATGTGTTCCACGCTGGCGACGGCAACTTGCACCCGTTGATTCTGTTTGATGCCAATGTGCCCGGTGAGTTCGAGAGTGCCGAGGCGTTCGGTAGTGCCATTCTGTCTCTGTGTGTGGAAGTGGGTGGCTGCATAACCGGCGAACACGGCGTGGGTGTGGAGAAAATCCGCCAGATGGCCGTGCAGTTCAATGATGAAGAATTGCAGCAGTTCCACGATGTGAAAGCCGCCTTTGACCCCACTGGCATCCTGAATCCGGGCAAGGGGGTGCCGACGCTCCGGTTCTGCCAGGAATATCGCTCTATTGAACACAAGCAACACAAACACGAACAGGCGGGTGCCAGCCATGGCTGA
- a CDS encoding FCD domain-containing protein, which translates to MGISKEISYKLEHLILEGGLAPGQKIPSERQLSTKLGVSRSVVREALHELQARGVIETRHGKGSFVASIVPESDVQGANSPLMYLYQGHTRTLYDLLEVREQLEGQAAFLAAQRATNLDRHRLTRAFRALESTDPLSNARPDHGFHHAIVEASHNPILVHILSGLKNMMLLTVQASVSNLNPKEDMRRKIMGQHRQLYEAIMAGKPDQARKVATAHVRFVRQTMKEMEKEGDELLRIPAPEDLADLLNDSGSP; encoded by the coding sequence ATGGGCATATCCAAAGAAATTTCCTATAAGCTTGAGCACCTAATTCTGGAAGGCGGCCTGGCGCCAGGGCAGAAGATCCCCTCGGAACGGCAGCTATCAACCAAACTCGGGGTATCCCGGTCGGTGGTGCGTGAGGCTCTGCATGAATTGCAGGCCCGGGGCGTCATTGAAACCCGCCACGGCAAGGGCTCGTTTGTTGCCAGCATCGTGCCGGAATCCGATGTGCAGGGCGCCAATAGTCCGTTAATGTATCTCTATCAGGGCCACACCCGTACCCTGTATGACCTGCTGGAAGTGCGCGAGCAACTGGAAGGCCAGGCCGCTTTTCTGGCCGCGCAGCGAGCCACCAACCTGGACCGGCATCGCCTCACCCGGGCATTCCGCGCGCTGGAAAGCACAGACCCGTTGAGCAACGCCCGCCCTGACCACGGCTTTCACCACGCCATCGTGGAAGCATCCCACAATCCGATTCTGGTGCACATTCTGAGCGGCTTGAAAAACATGATGCTGCTGACCGTTCAGGCCTCGGTCTCCAACCTGAACCCGAAAGAAGACATGCGCCGGAAAATCATGGGCCAGCACCGGCAGCTGTACGAGGCCATCATGGCCGGCAAACCTGACCAGGCACGCAAGGTGGCCACCGCTCACGTTCGTTTCGTGCGGCAAACCATGAAAGAAATGGAGAAAGAAGGCGATGAATTGCTGCGCATCCCCGCCCCGGAAGATCTCGCCGATCTGCTGAACGATTCAGGCTCACCGTAA
- a CDS encoding ABC transporter permease: MLDLKGYGPALAEGALVTIELAFLSLALAVTLGLLGASAKLSGNRVLTGVATAYTTLIRGVPDLVMMLLFYYGGQVAVNALSDYLWETRQIDFFFQFDPFISGVVTIGLIFGAYMTETFRGAFLAVDTGQIEAAKAYGFSRWHTFRRVMIPQMLRHALPGIGNNWQVLLKTTALVSIIGLTDMVRVAEEAAKAERMPFHFFIPVAAVYLALTAGSELFIKWLDKRANVGVVRGN; encoded by the coding sequence ATGCTTGATCTGAAAGGCTACGGCCCGGCCCTCGCCGAGGGGGCGTTGGTCACCATTGAGCTGGCCTTCCTCTCGCTCGCTCTCGCAGTCACTCTGGGGTTGCTTGGCGCCTCGGCCAAACTCTCTGGCAACCGGGTACTGACCGGCGTGGCAACCGCTTACACCACCCTGATTCGCGGCGTGCCCGATCTGGTGATGATGCTGTTGTTCTACTATGGCGGCCAGGTGGCGGTGAACGCGCTATCCGATTATTTATGGGAAACCCGGCAAATCGACTTTTTCTTCCAGTTCGATCCGTTCATCTCTGGCGTGGTGACCATCGGGCTGATCTTTGGCGCCTATATGACGGAAACCTTCCGGGGCGCTTTTCTGGCGGTAGACACCGGCCAGATCGAGGCCGCCAAGGCCTACGGCTTTTCCCGCTGGCACACCTTCCGGCGGGTGATGATTCCGCAGATGCTGCGCCATGCCCTGCCTGGTATCGGCAATAACTGGCAGGTGCTGTTGAAGACCACCGCTCTGGTGTCGATCATCGGCCTGACCGATATGGTGCGGGTGGCGGAAGAAGCCGCCAAGGCCGAGCGCATGCCGTTCCACTTCTTTATTCCGGTGGCGGCGGTTTATCTGGCGCTAACGGCAGGCTCTGAGTTGTTCATCAAGTGGCTCGACAAGCGGGCCAATGTCGGCGTGGTTCGGGGGAATTGA
- a CDS encoding ABC transporter ATP-binding protein: protein MAEPAPLICRDIHKTFDKLEVLKGVSLETRKGDVVSLIGSSGSGKSTFLRCINLLETPTSGDIIVHGDPIRFKNNRKGERIPADNRQVELIRARLSMVFQSFNLWSHMTVLENIIEAPVNVLKIPKKEAIERAEAYLNKVGIYERKDYYPAQMSGGQQQRAAIARALAMEPEVMLFDEPTSALDPELVGEVLKVMQSLAEEGRTMIVVTHEMAFARDVSTQVLFLHQGVIEEQGSPDKVFDHPESERMKQFLAPKF, encoded by the coding sequence ATGGCGGAACCCGCGCCTCTGATTTGCAGGGACATCCACAAGACCTTTGACAAACTCGAAGTCCTCAAGGGCGTTTCTCTGGAAACCCGCAAAGGCGACGTGGTCTCGCTGATCGGCAGCTCAGGCTCTGGCAAGAGTACCTTCCTGCGCTGCATCAACCTGCTCGAAACGCCTACCTCTGGCGACATTATCGTGCACGGTGATCCAATCCGGTTCAAAAACAACCGCAAGGGTGAGCGCATTCCGGCCGATAATCGCCAGGTGGAACTGATCCGCGCGCGGCTGTCCATGGTTTTCCAAAGCTTCAACCTGTGGTCCCACATGACGGTGCTGGAGAACATCATTGAAGCACCGGTAAATGTTCTCAAGATCCCCAAGAAAGAAGCCATTGAGCGGGCCGAGGCCTACCTTAACAAGGTGGGCATCTACGAACGCAAAGATTACTACCCGGCCCAGATGTCCGGCGGCCAGCAGCAGCGCGCAGCCATCGCCCGTGCCTTGGCCATGGAGCCGGAAGTGATGCTGTTTGATGAACCCACCTCAGCGCTGGACCCGGAGCTGGTAGGTGAGGTTTTGAAGGTTATGCAGAGTCTGGCCGAGGAAGGCCGCACCATGATTGTGGTCACCCACGAGATGGCGTTTGCAAGGGATGTGTCCACTCAGGTCCTGTTCTTGCATCAGGGCGTGATTGAGGAGCAGGGTTCACCGGACAAGGTCTTTGACCATCCGGAATCCGAACGCATGAAGCAATTTCTTGCTCCCAAGTTCTGA
- the glcF gene encoding glycolate oxidase subunit GlcF: MQTNLVQQFANTSEGQEAEEILRACVHCGFCTATCPTYQELNDERDGPRGRIYLMKMFLEGGEVTEKTREHLDRCLTCRSCETTCPSGVQYGRLVDISRGLLEEELPRKPKEKWLRWALTRVLPHRRLFGLLLRAGQAFRPMLPEKLRTKVPPRRQASPWPASSHNRIVLGLAGCVQPSAAPNTNAATARVLDKLGITLVEAPQAGCCGAVNYHLSEHERGLEQMRRNIDAWWPAIEAGAEAIVMTASGCGAMVQDYGHLLRHDPVYANKARKVSELCTDLGAFMLKEDLEPLKASAQAGKVAFHCPCTLQHAMKQNGVVERVLTRAGIDLAATKDKHLCCGSAGTYSITQPEMSQKLLRNKLEALTIDDPVRIVTANIGCQLHLESRSEVPVQHWIELLDR, translated from the coding sequence ATGCAAACGAATCTGGTTCAGCAATTTGCCAATACATCCGAAGGCCAGGAGGCGGAAGAGATCCTCCGGGCCTGTGTGCACTGCGGTTTCTGCACCGCAACCTGCCCCACCTATCAGGAATTGAACGACGAGCGAGACGGTCCCCGGGGCCGCATCTATCTGATGAAGATGTTTCTGGAAGGCGGGGAAGTGACAGAGAAGACCCGGGAGCACCTGGACCGCTGCCTGACCTGCCGCAGTTGTGAGACGACGTGCCCCTCCGGTGTTCAGTATGGTCGCCTGGTGGATATCAGCCGTGGCTTGCTGGAAGAGGAGCTGCCCCGCAAGCCGAAAGAAAAGTGGCTGCGCTGGGCACTCACCCGAGTGTTACCCCATCGCCGGCTATTCGGCTTGCTGCTGCGGGCCGGGCAGGCATTCCGGCCGATGCTGCCGGAAAAGCTCCGCACCAAGGTGCCGCCGCGCCGGCAGGCCAGCCCCTGGCCAGCTTCAAGCCATAACCGCATTGTGCTGGGGCTCGCCGGATGTGTGCAGCCCTCGGCCGCCCCCAACACCAACGCGGCGACAGCCCGGGTACTGGATAAACTGGGCATTACCCTGGTGGAAGCGCCCCAGGCTGGCTGTTGTGGCGCGGTCAATTATCACCTCTCCGAGCACGAGCGCGGCCTGGAGCAGATGCGCCGGAATATCGATGCCTGGTGGCCGGCCATTGAGGCGGGCGCGGAAGCCATCGTGATGACGGCCTCCGGCTGCGGTGCCATGGTGCAGGATTACGGCCATCTGCTGAGGCACGACCCGGTCTATGCCAACAAGGCCCGGAAAGTGAGCGAACTGTGCACCGATCTGGGCGCCTTTATGCTGAAGGAGGATCTGGAGCCCCTGAAAGCCAGTGCCCAGGCGGGTAAAGTGGCCTTCCATTGCCCGTGTACCCTGCAGCACGCCATGAAACAGAACGGCGTGGTGGAGCGGGTGCTGACCCGTGCCGGCATTGACCTGGCCGCCACCAAAGACAAGCACCTGTGCTGTGGCTCGGCGGGAACCTATTCGATCACCCAGCCGGAGATGAGCCAGAAGCTGCTGAGGAACAAGCTGGAAGCGTTGACCATTGATGATCCGGTGCGGA
- a CDS encoding transporter substrate-binding domain-containing protein produces MKKLIVAASCALAMIAGTAQAQDRNLRIAFDIPYEPFEYRDENGELTGFEVELATAMCEELNANCEFVIQAWDGMIPGLLARKFDLIMSSMSITPERAERVLFSEPYYITPGGWFGPESFNTDVTDMDAMKGKTVGVQRGTTMDTYVTENMGGVVSIKRYTTAEDMVLDLEGQRLDAVFVDYPVGEQTILNREGYKEVGESVKLGEGVGVAMRKRDTQLAEDINAALKKLKEDGTYDAIMEKYFSYDIKI; encoded by the coding sequence ATGAAAAAACTGATTGTTGCAGCAAGCTGTGCCCTGGCCATGATCGCCGGCACCGCTCAGGCTCAGGACCGGAACCTGCGCATCGCATTCGATATCCCCTACGAGCCGTTCGAATACCGCGACGAGAACGGCGAGCTGACCGGTTTCGAAGTGGAACTGGCTACCGCCATGTGTGAAGAACTGAACGCCAACTGTGAGTTCGTCATCCAGGCGTGGGACGGCATGATCCCGGGCCTGCTGGCTCGCAAGTTCGACCTGATCATGTCATCCATGTCAATCACCCCTGAGCGTGCCGAGCGTGTGCTGTTCTCCGAGCCGTACTACATCACTCCGGGCGGCTGGTTCGGCCCTGAATCGTTCAACACCGACGTAACCGACATGGACGCCATGAAGGGCAAGACCGTGGGCGTTCAGCGCGGCACCACCATGGACACCTACGTAACCGAAAACATGGGCGGCGTGGTTTCCATCAAGCGTTACACCACCGCTGAAGATATGGTCCTGGACCTGGAAGGCCAGCGTCTGGACGCGGTCTTTGTTGACTACCCGGTGGGCGAGCAGACCATCCTGAACCGCGAAGGCTACAAGGAAGTCGGCGAGTCCGTGAAGCTCGGTGAAGGTGTAGGCGTTGCCATGCGCAAGCGTGACACCCAGTTGGCCGAAGACATCAACGCTGCACTCAAGAAGCTGAAAGAAGATGGTACTTATGATGCCATCATGGAAAAGTACTTCAGCTACGACATCAAGATTTAA
- the glcE gene encoding glycolate oxidase subunit GlcE, which produces MADQIQQLQEQVRQARQYGNKLNIVGGGSKAFMGREPSAEAETLNLAGHTGIVEYHPVELVLTVRAGTPLKDIEETLAAEGQCLHFEPPRFSDASTIGGTLACNLSGPARPWTGSVRDQVLGIRLLNGKGEHLRFGGQVMKNVAGYDVSRLQAGAMGTLGVITEVSLKVMPKPAASVTLVQDMAMDEVIDYMNRRAGEPKPITGACWVDGKVYLRLSGARSAVEATADKWSGDVFDDGDRFWQQIRDMQHGFFSDAETPLWRFSVGSTSPTEDLPGPWLMDWVGGQRWYRGDAPLADMEKLARSAGGQVSLFRGGDRQGEVMQSPPEALKTIQRRVKNSFDPDGLFNPGRLYSWL; this is translated from the coding sequence ATGGCTGATCAGATTCAACAACTGCAGGAGCAGGTGCGTCAGGCCCGGCAGTACGGCAACAAGCTGAATATTGTTGGCGGCGGCAGCAAGGCGTTTATGGGCCGTGAGCCCAGCGCAGAGGCCGAGACCCTGAACCTGGCCGGCCACACCGGCATTGTGGAGTATCACCCGGTTGAGCTGGTGCTCACGGTGCGGGCTGGTACGCCTTTGAAAGACATTGAAGAAACGCTGGCGGCAGAAGGCCAATGCCTGCACTTCGAACCGCCTCGTTTCAGTGACGCCTCCACCATTGGCGGCACGCTGGCCTGCAACCTGTCTGGCCCCGCCCGCCCGTGGACAGGGTCGGTGCGGGATCAGGTACTGGGCATTCGGCTGCTGAACGGCAAGGGTGAACACCTCCGTTTTGGTGGTCAGGTGATGAAGAACGTGGCCGGTTACGATGTGTCCCGGTTGCAGGCCGGCGCCATGGGTACCCTGGGCGTGATCACCGAGGTCAGCCTGAAAGTGATGCCGAAACCGGCGGCTTCCGTCACCCTGGTTCAGGATATGGCCATGGATGAGGTGATCGACTACATGAACCGCCGGGCTGGTGAGCCCAAACCCATCACCGGCGCTTGCTGGGTAGATGGCAAGGTGTACCTGCGTTTGTCTGGCGCACGTTCGGCTGTAGAGGCCACCGCCGACAAATGGTCTGGCGATGTATTCGACGACGGCGACCGCTTCTGGCAGCAGATCCGGGATATGCAGCATGGGTTTTTCTCCGATGCTGAGACGCCCCTCTGGCGCTTTTCAGTGGGATCAACCTCGCCCACCGAGGATCTGCCGGGCCCCTGGCTGATGGACTGGGTGGGCGGCCAGCGCTGGTATCGTGGTGACGCCCCGCTTGCCGACATGGAAAAACTGGCGCGGTCAGCGGGTGGCCAGGTCAGCCTGTTCCGCGGCGGCGACCGCCAGGGCGAGGTGATGCAATCGCCACCAGAAGCACTGAAAACCATCCAGCGCCGTGTAAAAAACTCGTTTGACCCCGACGGCCTGTTTAATCCCGGTCGCCTTTATAGTTGGTTGTAA
- a CDS encoding succinylglutamate desuccinylase produces the protein MSASNHLFDFHPDWLAHTLASASSDLPETKHQLPDGTQVSRKANGVLWLTPPAGRENPNQEALIVSAGVHGNETAPIEVLNGLVSELMAGQWQLACPALLILGNPVAMVAGERFVDVNMNRLFNGAHSRPEYKGLPEAARARFLEEMCRQFAMAHQGLALSHYDLHTAIRPSKRERFALYPFVEGRSVPVAQCEFLLEAEVETLLLQHRESTVFSSFTATLLEAESFTVELGKVEPFGKNDLRRFRGIDRALRRRFCGQPAPAVQAPFDHLTVFEVVHEILNTGPAFRFHVPDDVANFTEYQPGTVIWEDDETRYQVGTAPEAIVFPNPAVPVGQRVGLMIRAKGSFGAG, from the coding sequence ATGAGCGCTTCAAATCATCTTTTTGACTTCCACCCCGACTGGCTGGCCCATACTCTGGCCAGCGCGTCTTCCGATCTACCCGAAACCAAACACCAACTCCCAGATGGCACGCAGGTTTCCCGTAAGGCCAATGGTGTGTTGTGGCTGACACCGCCAGCGGGGCGGGAAAACCCGAACCAGGAGGCGCTGATTGTCTCGGCCGGGGTGCATGGTAACGAGACAGCGCCGATTGAGGTGTTGAACGGTTTGGTGTCGGAGTTGATGGCCGGGCAGTGGCAGTTGGCTTGTCCGGCGTTGTTGATATTGGGGAATCCGGTGGCGATGGTGGCCGGGGAGCGGTTTGTGGATGTGAACATGAACCGGCTGTTTAACGGGGCCCACAGCAGGCCGGAGTACAAAGGCCTGCCGGAGGCGGCTCGGGCTCGGTTTCTGGAGGAGATGTGTCGGCAGTTTGCGATGGCGCATCAGGGGCTGGCGTTGAGTCATTATGATTTGCACACGGCGATCCGGCCGTCGAAGCGGGAGCGGTTTGCGCTGTATCCGTTTGTGGAAGGTCGGTCGGTTCCGGTGGCGCAGTGTGAGTTTCTGCTGGAGGCGGAGGTGGAGACGCTGTTGTTGCAGCACCGGGAGTCGACGGTGTTTTCGTCGTTCACAGCAACGCTGCTGGAGGCGGAGAGTTTTACCGTTGAACTGGGCAAGGTGGAGCCGTTTGGCAAGAATGATTTGCGGCGGTTCAGGGGGATTGATCGGGCGCTTCGGCGGCGGTTTTGTGGCCAGCCGGCGCCTGCGGTTCAGGCGCCGTTTGATCATCTGACGGTGTTTGAGGTGGTGCACGAGATCCTGAATACGGGGCCGGCGTTCCGGTTTCATGTACCGGATGATGTGGCGAATTTTACCGAATACCAGCCGGGCACGGTGATCTGGGAAGACGACGAAACCCGTTATCAGGTGGGCACGGCGCCGGAAGCCATTGTGTTTCCGAATCCGGCGGTGCCGGTTGGCCAGCGGGTGGGTTTGATGATCCGGGCCAAGGGCAGTTTCGGGGCCGGGTAG
- a CDS encoding ABC transporter permease — MPDFIAEWLNTNDIFNAMTMMEYWDGMVTTVQLVFLSLVIGLVVAVPLAILRTVRNPFVSGPIWLYTYLFRGTPLLIQLYIIYYGVAQIPGIHETFWWTIFREPFYPALLAFTLNTAAYTTEIIRGAIVATPNGEIEAAKAYGMNWLLRMRRIILPNAARRAVQAYSNEVIFMLHASAIASVVTIVDLTGAARNIYSRFYAPFEAFIFVALCYMALTFMLVFAFRKLENHLLRHQRPINS; from the coding sequence ATGCCTGATTTCATTGCCGAATGGTTGAACACGAACGATATCTTCAATGCCATGACCATGATGGAATACTGGGATGGCATGGTGACCACTGTGCAGCTGGTGTTTCTGTCGCTGGTGATTGGCCTGGTGGTTGCAGTTCCCCTGGCGATTCTGCGTACGGTGCGCAATCCGTTTGTGTCTGGCCCAATCTGGCTGTACACCTATTTGTTCCGGGGCACGCCGCTGCTGATTCAGCTATACATTATCTATTACGGTGTGGCGCAGATTCCGGGCATCCATGAGACTTTCTGGTGGACTATTTTCCGGGAGCCTTTCTACCCGGCCCTGTTGGCGTTTACGTTGAATACGGCGGCTTATACCACGGAGATTATCCGGGGGGCGATTGTGGCGACGCCCAATGGCGAGATTGAGGCGGCCAAGGCCTATGGCATGAACTGGCTGTTGCGAATGCGGCGGATTATTCTGCCCAATGCGGCGCGGCGGGCGGTGCAGGCGTACTCAAATGAGGTGATTTTTATGCTTCATGCGAGTGCGATTGCCAGTGTGGTGACCATTGTGGATTTGACGGGGGCGGCGCGGAACATTTATTCGCGGTTTTATGCTCCTTTTGAGGCGTTTATTTTTGTGGCGCTTTGCTACATGGCTTTGACGTTTATGCTGGTGTTTGCTTTCCGCAAACTGGAAAACCATCTTTTGCGGCATCAGAGGCCTATAAACTCCTGA
- a CDS encoding GlcG/HbpS family heme-binding protein: protein MLTIHRLDLEDARLLIKGASEKARDIGVPMCIAVVDESGNLVAFERMDGGKTTSVIIAQDKAFTAAAARKATHEYNAANVPGNLAFGIHTEVGGRLSTVGGGLPVLVNGEVVGGIGLSSGTPQQDMDCAQAGIDYFEQQRQ, encoded by the coding sequence ATGTTAACCATCCATCGCCTGGATCTTGAAGATGCCCGGCTCCTGATCAAAGGCGCCAGCGAAAAGGCCCGCGACATCGGTGTTCCCATGTGCATTGCGGTAGTCGATGAATCCGGCAACCTGGTGGCGTTTGAACGCATGGATGGCGGCAAAACCACCAGTGTCATTATCGCCCAGGACAAAGCCTTTACGGCCGCCGCCGCGCGCAAAGCCACCCACGAATACAACGCGGCCAACGTGCCGGGCAATCTGGCCTTCGGTATTCATACCGAAGTGGGTGGCCGTTTAAGCACGGTGGGCGGGGGCTTGCCAGTGCTGGTGAATGGCGAGGTGGTTGGCGGGATTGGTCTGAGTTCAGGCACCCCGCAACAGGACATGGATTGTGCCCAGGCGGGTATCGACTACTTTGAACAACAGCGCCAATAA